CACCGGGCAAGACGCCGCTCGAGGTGGAACTGAAGCTGCTGAAGCGCATTCCCAAGCCCTATATGCGCGACGCCCATCACTGGCTGATCCTGCACGGTCGCTATATCTGCAAGGCGCGCAAGCCTGATTGCCCCCGTTGCTTCGTCTCGGATCTGTGCAAGTTCAAGGCAAAGACCACCGCCGAGGCTGCGCCCGCGCCAAAGACGAAATCGAAAGCAAAAGCAAAGCCGAAGGCCAGGGCAAAATCGAAAGCGAAAACCGCTTCGAAGGCGTAGGGCCAAATGACCGCATGACCTGTGGCTCAGGCGGGCGGGGTGTTCACCACGTCTGACAGGCACGCCCCCATCTGGGCTTCACCGCCTTGGGGTTTGCGGGCGTCCAGATAGGCCGATTTCGGCTCGCCTGCCTCGTCCTCATAAAAAATGACAAGCAGGCTGCACGTCTCCGCAGAGTACCGCCAGATGCGCGCATCCCCATCCCGGCCTTCAAAGGCGGGGGTGCCGAGCGCGCGTTCGATCGCCGCCGGCGACTTGCCCACGAGGCTTTCCGGACTGGGTGCCGGGCGGAGAATGGCGGTCTGCTTGGGAGCGGGTGCCGTCAGCTGGGCAACCGGTGCCGAGGCTGGCCCTTGGCCCGGTTGGGCGCAGGCGGCAAGGCCGAGAGCTGCAAGCGCGATGGTCAAGGACGGTCCCAGAATACGGGTGCCGGAACGGCGCATCTGTTGTGTCCGGGTTGGCTCAGCCACGGGTCATCGCCCTCTTGTCGTCGCGCTGCATGATGCCGTGCAGAATGTGGACCATGAAGGCTGTGCCGAACAGCGGCACCAGGATATTGATGAAGGGGATGGCCAAGACGCCGGCGACCACGAGGCCCGCGAGGAAGATGCGGCCGGAATGGCGCTGACGCAGGGCCTTGATGTCGCCGGGGGCGAAATGACGGACGGCAGCAGCCTCGAAGAATTCGCGCCCGAGCAGGAAGCCGTTGACCACCAGAAAAATCACGAAGCCGAAGCCCGGCAGCAGGAAGACCAGCGGCAGGGCTGCCAGGTTGACAGCCAGAAGGATCACCAGCGCCCTGAGGCCCAGGCCGATACCCTCGAGCACGCCCTGCTCGCGCGGCCCCTTGCGCGCGGGGAAGTGCCTGTCTTCCACCGCCTCGGCCACCTCGTCCTGAAACAGGGGGATGAAGATGGCGGTGACGGGGACCACCAGAAAGATCAGCCCGACCACCACCGCGGCATCGACCAGAATATCGATGATTGTATCGGCCCAGCCGATGCCGACATCGGGGATGAACTGTGTGCCCCAAAGGCCGGCCGCGCCGATGGTGACCAGCAGCAGCAGGGTCATGCCCAGGGACCGCCACAGGATGGAGCGGAACGGGCCGGAGAAGATCTGGGAGAGGGTCTTGGTGAATGCGCCAATCATGATGGCGGGGAGAGTGCCGCAGATTTGCGGCAGGTAAAAGGCCCGCATTCCGGGCGTGAAACTGGACTTTTGAAGCCGGTGCTTTAGTGATGGGGATCCATCCCGAGGGCGGGACCCGGACGCCGGGCAATCGACCCCGCAGCCCGCCCCTTCGACAGACCCAAGCGGAAAGACACCTGATGAGCGCGCCTGAATTTCACGTGGCCGGACTTGGCAACGCAATTGTCGATGTGCTGGCCCATGCGGACGACACTTTCCTCATCGCCCATGGCATCGAAAAAGGCGGCATGACGCTGATCGACGAGGACCGGGCACAGACCCTGTATGACGCCCTGGGCCAGACGGTGCAGGTCTCCGGCGGATCCGCCGCCAATACCATTGCGGGCATCGCCTCGCTTGGCGGCAAGGCGGCCTTCATCGGCAAGGTGCGCAACGACCAGCTCGGCACCGCCTTCACCCATGACATCCGCTCGCTCGGCGTTGTCTTCGAGACCGCGCCCGCGGACCGCGGGCCGGCTACCGCGCGCTGCCTGATT
The sequence above is drawn from the Pyruvatibacter mobilis genome and encodes:
- a CDS encoding EI24 domain-containing protein, coding for MIGAFTKTLSQIFSGPFRSILWRSLGMTLLLLVTIGAAGLWGTQFIPDVGIGWADTIIDILVDAAVVVGLIFLVVPVTAIFIPLFQDEVAEAVEDRHFPARKGPREQGVLEGIGLGLRALVILLAVNLAALPLVFLLPGFGFVIFLVVNGFLLGREFFEAAAVRHFAPGDIKALRQRHSGRIFLAGLVVAGVLAIPFINILVPLFGTAFMVHILHGIMQRDDKRAMTRG